Proteins encoded by one window of Glycine soja cultivar W05 chromosome 15, ASM419377v2, whole genome shotgun sequence:
- the LOC114386454 gene encoding putative leucine-rich repeat receptor-like protein kinase At2g19210, with protein sequence MDGKWRCHWAWSCTLWCVLAYTVSEFTGKSIVMATGKNSMHHKQGRRKLDDVTGSICIDCGIAEGLDYTDDKTQIHYTSDAQFIGTGTSKSISHKFISDTPQRTFTNVRSFPEGKKNCYTLRHPEGRNTIYLIRASFMYGNYDDLNKLPQFDLYIGVNLWDTVMFDNATHVVIKEILHVPSLDELYVCLLNTDKGTPFISALEVRHFDHSSYRTNSKLLSLYKRFDIGSTTNEIVRYDKDDYDRMWYPYNLPDSTPLNTSFTVDSLNHTAYHLPSAVMKTAVRPTNENDSLEFEFDTGQPTSESYVYMHFAEIEVLNENESRAFDITLNGKLWAEYVTPTYLQSNTIDGNQSIRGSKLKFSMHKKPNSTHPPILNAMEIYIVKEFLHSPTNQDDVKAIINIKSHYKLASSVGKSWQGDPCAPSKYSWNGLNCSNNGYNSPTITALYLASSGLGGTIIASFLELKFLESLDLSNNSLTGPLPDFSQLQHLKALNLSGNRLSGQIPSLLKERSNNGSLLLSVDGNLDLCQEGPCEEDKMNIAPLVAGILSVVLFFIVLGIVLNIIWRRRCNRKPASKQAVRLNEEVVLKTNNTQFTYSQISTITNNFDKMIGKGGCGIVYLGSLQDGTQVAVKMLLPKCPQGSQQFQTEAQLLMRVHHKNLASFVGYCNEVGHTGIIYEYMAYGNLEEYLSDARREPLSWRQRIQIAVDAAQGIEYLHHGCKPPIIHRDIKTANILLNEKMQAKVADFGFSKLFSAENESHVSTVVIGTLGYLDPEYYTSSRLTEKSDVYSFGIVLLELITGQPAIIKGHQNTHIAQWVNNFLAKGDIQQIVDPRLRGDFDFGSVWKALEAAIACVPSISIQRPSMSYIVGELKESLEMEAAREKEGINSIEINVVDLEALCGPDAR encoded by the exons ATGGATGGAAAATGGAGATGCCATTGGGCTTGGAGCTGCACCTTGTGGTGTGTCCTTGCATATACCGTTTCAGAATTTACTGGAAAGTCCATAGTTATGGCCACAGGGAAGAACTCTATGCATCACAAACAAGGAAGAAGGAAACTAGATGATGTAACTG GTTCTATTTGCATTGACTGTGGGATAGCAGAAGGCCTTGACTATACTGATGACAAAACTCAGATTCATTACACTTCAGATGCACAGTTCATTGGCACTGGAACAAGCAAAAGCATATCCCACAAGTTCATTTCTGACACACCCCAAAGAACTTTCACAAATGTAAGAAGCTTCCCTGAGGGGAAAAAGAATTGCTACACGCTACGACATCCAGAAGGCAGAAATACTATTTACTTGATAAGAGCTTCGTTCATGTATGGGAACTATGATGACTTAAATAAGCTGCCACAATTTGATCTCTATATTGGGGTTAATTTATGGGACACTGTGATGTTTGACAATGCCACTCATGTGGTAATCAAGGAGATTCTACATGTGCCATCCTTGGATGAATTATATGTTTGTTTATTGAACACTGATAAAGGAACTCCTTTTATATCAGCACTGGAGGTGAGGCACTTTGATCATTCCAGTTACAGAACAAACTCTAAACTCTTATCCCTCTATAAACGTTTTGACATTGGCTCAACAACCAATGAAATAGTGAG GTATGACAAAGATGATTACGATCGAATGTGGTATCCGTATAACTTACCTGATTCTACACCACTCAATACTTCCTTCACCGTCGACTCCTTGAACCATACTGCATATCACTTGCCATCGGCAGTAATGAAAACTGCTGTGAGGCCGACAAATGAAAATGATTCCCtggaatttgaatttgacaCTGGACAACCTACTTCAGAGTCTTATGTTTACATGCACTTTGCTGAAATCGAAGTGCttaatgaaaatgaaagcaGGGCATTTGACATTACATTGAATGGAAAATTATGGGCTGAATATGTAACTCCCACGTATTTGCAGTCAAATACAATAGATGGTAATCAGTCCATTAGGGGAAGTAAGCTCAAGTTCTCTATGCACAAGAAACCAAATTCCACCCATCCACCCATTCTAAATGCAATGGAGATTTACATTGTTAAAGAATTCTTGCATTCTCCTACAAACCAAGATGATG TTAAGGCTATCATCAACATCAAATCGCATTACAAGTTGGCATCATCGGTGGGTAAATCCTGGCAAGGAGATCCTTGCGCACCATCGAAATACTCTTGGAATGGACTCAACTGCAGCAATAATGGATATAATTCACCCACAATAACTgcatt ATATCTGGCCTCCAGTGGATTAGGTGGCACAATAATTGCATCATTTTTGGAGCTCAAATTCTTAGAATCCTT GGATTTATCAAACAATAGCTTAACAGGACCTCTACCTGATTTTTCACAACTGCAACACTTAAAGGCTCT CAATTTATCAGGGAATAGACTCTCAGGTCAAATTCCTTCACTTCTCAAGGAAAGATCAAATAATGGTTCACTTTTGCTGAG TGTGGATGGAAATCTGGATCTCTGCCAGGAGGGCCCATGtgaagaggataaaatgaatattGCCCCACTTGTTGCAGGCATTCTTTCAGTTGTACTCTTTTTCATTGTATTGGGTATTGTACTGAATATCATTTGGAGAAGGAGATGCAACAGAAAACCAG CATCAAAGCAAGCTGTGAGATTAAATGAAGAGGTTGTGCTGAAGACAAACAATACACAGTTCACATACTCTCAGATATCGACTATTACCAATAACTTCGACAAAATGATTGGGAAGGGAGGATGTGGAATTGTTTATCTTGGTTCCTTACAGGATGGCACACAGGTTGCTGTCAAAATGCTCTTGCCAAAATGTCCTCAGGGATCACAACAGTTTCAGACTGAG GCTCAACTCTTAATGCGTGTGCATCACAAGAACTTAGCTTCCTTTGTCGGATACTGTAATGAAGTTGGACACACAGGCATCATCTACGAATATATGGCTTATGGGAACTTGGAAGAGTATCTATCAG ATGCAAGGAGAGAACCATTAAGTTGGAGACAGAGGATTCAGATAGCAGTTGATGCTGCTCAAG GTATCGAGTACTTGCATCATGGCTGCAAGCCGCCAATAATTCATAGAGACATTAAGACTGCAAACATTTTGCTGAATGAGAAAATGCAAGCAAAAGTAGCTGATTTTGGTTTCTCAAAACTTTTCTCAGCTGAAAATGAAAGTCATGTATCGACTGTAGTTATTGGCACATTAGGATATCTTGATCCAGA ATACTACACATCCAGCAGGCTAACCGAGAAAAGCGACGTTTATAGTTTTGGCATTGTGCTTTTGGAGCTAATTACTGGGCAGCCAGCAATAATAAAAGGTCATCAGAACACTCACATTGCGCAATGGGTTAACAACTTTCTTGCAAAAGGAGATATACAACAAATTGTTGATCCAAGGTTGCGGGGAGATTTTGACTTTGGCTCTGTGTGGAAGGCCTTGGAGGCAGCAATAGCTTGTGTGCCTTCAATTTCTATCCAAAGGCCATCAATGAGTTACATTGTCGGCGAACTCAAAGAGTCCTTAGAAATGGAAGCAGCTCGTGAAAAAGAAGGCATCAACTCGATTGAAATCAATGTTGTTGATCTTGAAGCTTTGTGTGGCCCAGATGCAAGATAG